Proteins encoded by one window of Nocardioides euryhalodurans:
- the rffA gene encoding dTDP-4-amino-4,6-dideoxygalactose transaminase has product MSDIPFNRPEVTGQEMDLIGEAVASGHTSSGGPFSQRAGALLKEATGAQEVLLTTSCTDALELSCLLLDLGPGDTVVVPSFTFTSSALAFARQGARILFCDVEPDTLGLDPRHLAELLDDSVRAVVVVHYAGVACDIDGIRAALRDRPDVTIVEDAAHGLFGRWRDQPLGSLGRLSTLSFHETKNFICGEGGALLLNDPADVDRARVLYDKGTDRQAFFLGQVDKYSWRDTGSSFGMSDVLAAYLLAQLEQAESIQSRRRAVFEGYLGRLAGPAEELGLRLPVLPDHVDPAWHLFHVLLPDPGMRPGVMQAMREQGIATTFHYVPLHSSEGGRRFSARPTECPVSTDVSARLVRLPFFNTLTEADVARVSESLVAAVRATS; this is encoded by the coding sequence ATGAGCGACATCCCCTTCAACCGACCCGAGGTCACCGGGCAGGAGATGGACCTCATCGGCGAGGCGGTGGCCAGCGGCCACACGTCCTCGGGAGGGCCGTTCTCCCAGCGTGCCGGAGCACTGCTGAAGGAGGCCACGGGCGCCCAGGAGGTGCTGCTCACGACCTCGTGCACCGACGCCCTCGAGCTCAGCTGCCTGCTGCTCGACCTCGGCCCCGGCGACACCGTCGTCGTGCCGTCGTTCACCTTCACCAGCAGCGCACTGGCCTTCGCCCGGCAGGGCGCACGGATCCTCTTCTGCGACGTCGAGCCGGACACGCTGGGCCTCGACCCGCGCCACCTCGCCGAGCTGCTGGACGACTCGGTCCGGGCGGTCGTCGTCGTCCACTACGCCGGGGTGGCGTGCGACATCGACGGCATCCGTGCCGCCCTGAGGGACCGGCCCGACGTGACGATCGTCGAGGACGCCGCCCACGGCCTGTTCGGCCGCTGGCGCGACCAGCCGCTCGGCAGCCTGGGACGGCTGAGCACGCTGAGCTTCCACGAGACCAAGAACTTCATCTGCGGCGAGGGCGGAGCGCTCCTGCTCAACGACCCGGCCGACGTCGACCGCGCCCGCGTCCTCTACGACAAGGGCACCGACCGGCAAGCCTTCTTCCTGGGCCAGGTCGACAAGTACTCCTGGCGCGACACCGGCTCCTCCTTCGGGATGTCCGACGTGCTGGCGGCCTACCTCCTCGCCCAGCTCGAGCAGGCGGAGTCGATCCAGTCCCGGCGCCGGGCGGTCTTCGAGGGCTACCTCGGGAGGCTGGCCGGGCCTGCCGAGGAGCTCGGCCTGCGGCTCCCGGTCCTCCCCGACCACGTCGACCCCGCCTGGCACCTCTTCCACGTGCTGCTCCCGGACCCCGGGATGCGGCCCGGGGTGATGCAGGCGATGCGCGAGCAGGGTATCGCCACGACCTTCCACTACGTGCCGCTGCACAGCTCCGAGGGCGGCCGGCGCTTCTCGGCCCGTCCCACGGAGTGCCCGGTGTCCACCGACGTCAGCGCGCGGCTGGTGCGGCTGCCGTTCTTCAACACGCTCACCGAGGCCGACGTGGCGCGGGTGAGCGAGAGCCTCGTGGCCGCGGTGAGGGCCACGTCGTGA